A genomic window from Marivivens aquimaris includes:
- a CDS encoding L,D-transpeptidase, with translation MLTRRHFIQTTTALFSATVANPVFADSWPTEAQKAEWDAQVSPPGFDPATSNPWGLHPRFLPQRVDAKNGLVPGDIHVDAVARYLYHIEEGGTAMRYGVAIARGNLYEPGVYNIKRKVRWPHWTPTQNMIERDPVNAQWADGMEPGPENALGSRALYLYVGDRDTYLRIHGTPYPRSIGGRASSGCVRMVMAHINELYPNVEIGSTAHLYSAEDSVTARS, from the coding sequence ATGCTGACAAGACGACACTTTATTCAAACGACAACAGCGCTCTTTTCGGCGACTGTGGCCAACCCTGTGTTTGCCGATAGCTGGCCCACCGAGGCGCAGAAGGCTGAATGGGACGCGCAAGTCAGCCCGCCCGGCTTCGATCCGGCCACGTCAAACCCTTGGGGACTACACCCACGTTTCTTGCCTCAGCGTGTGGACGCGAAAAACGGCCTCGTGCCGGGAGACATCCATGTCGATGCGGTCGCGCGGTATCTCTACCACATTGAGGAGGGTGGAACCGCGATGCGCTACGGCGTGGCGATCGCGCGGGGCAACCTCTACGAGCCGGGTGTTTATAACATCAAGCGCAAGGTCAGGTGGCCGCACTGGACGCCAACACAAAACATGATCGAACGCGATCCCGTGAACGCACAATGGGCCGATGGGATGGAACCAGGGCCGGAAAACGCTCTCGGGTCACGGGCGCTCTATCTCTATGTCGGTGATCGCGACACCTATCTTCGGATACACGGCACACCCTATCCGAGAAGCATCGGCGGTCGTGCGAGTTCGGGTTGCGTGCGGATGGTTATGGCACACATCAACGAGCTTTATCCGAACGTCGAGATCGGATCGACAGCACATCTTTATTCGGCTGAGGACAGCGTTACCGCGAGAAGTTGA
- a CDS encoding c-type cytochrome, with protein sequence MNKGPKDRSAKCTVRRSVHLAALVSALATTGVVVLAQSEPVDPRVEGLTFLGEPVLASQVMAGQQLYADNCASCHGASLEGQPDWRRRLDTGRMPAPPHDDSGHTWHHSDRMLFQITKGGVGAVVPGYESDMPAFGEDLTDAEIAAILVYIKSTWPERQREFQAEVSANDTGG encoded by the coding sequence ATGAATAAAGGGCCGAAAGATCGATCGGCGAAGTGTACGGTCAGGCGGTCAGTGCACCTCGCTGCCCTAGTGTCCGCGCTCGCGACCACCGGCGTTGTGGTGCTGGCCCAATCGGAACCGGTTGACCCGCGTGTCGAGGGACTGACGTTTTTGGGAGAGCCCGTGCTCGCATCCCAGGTCATGGCAGGGCAACAGCTTTATGCGGACAACTGCGCCAGTTGCCATGGTGCCAGCCTCGAGGGTCAGCCCGATTGGCGTCGTCGTCTTGACACAGGAAGAATGCCGGCCCCGCCGCATGATGACTCAGGCCACACTTGGCACCATTCAGACCGCATGCTTTTTCAGATCACTAAAGGCGGGGTCGGGGCCGTCGTGCCGGGATACGAGAGCGACATGCCGGCCTTCGGAGAGGATCTGACAGACGCAGAGATCGCGGCTATCCTCGTCTACATCAAGAGCACCTGGCCTGAGCGACAACGTGAGTTCCAAGCCGAAGTTTCGGCCAATGACACGGGCGGGTGA
- a CDS encoding DUF411 domain-containing protein: protein MEKMMQRRNALGLIGSGIVGMVGLSTSAWAQATGDMASDLAGNERQITIWRDPGCGCCDAYGDYLEEHGFTVTRVDDRDFDKRSVEVGVPAQGIGCHLAEIDGYYVSGLVPVDIIDRLLETRPAITGITLPGMPANAPGMAAVKSGTLRTYAFGPDGISIYADE, encoded by the coding sequence ATGGAGAAAATGATGCAGAGAAGAAACGCGCTTGGCCTGATTGGCAGCGGCATTGTCGGAATGGTGGGCCTGTCCACATCGGCCTGGGCGCAAGCGACAGGCGATATGGCGTCCGATTTGGCGGGCAACGAAAGGCAGATCACCATCTGGCGCGATCCGGGCTGCGGCTGCTGTGATGCCTATGGGGATTATCTCGAAGAACACGGCTTTACCGTTACGCGTGTGGATGACCGCGACTTCGACAAACGCTCGGTCGAAGTCGGTGTGCCCGCCCAGGGCATCGGCTGCCACCTGGCCGAGATCGACGGCTACTATGTCAGCGGTCTCGTCCCCGTCGACATCATCGATCGGCTGCTGGAAACCCGTCCGGCGATAACGGGTATCACCTTGCCGGGAATGCCCGCGAACGCGCCGGGCATGGCTGCGGTCAAGTCAGGCACGCTAAGGACCTATGCCTTTGGCCCAGACGGAATTTCAATTTATGCCGATGAATAA
- a CDS encoding WD40/YVTN/BNR-like repeat-containing protein, with the protein MDRPWLDDAERDPLALASVELETGMGGIWIYAGTEVGLTRVPDCFCRWQDVQPGNAMDALVAGEAPPSEAPLPGGEPILSLASAPSAPEVMYAALPSGLWASQDGGVIWQKRASKAATAVAVHPRDETYIAALLGGILKISRDGGATWIETGEQ; encoded by the coding sequence ATGGACCGCCCCTGGCTCGACGACGCAGAGCGCGATCCTCTTGCTCTGGCTTCGGTCGAGCTTGAAACCGGCATGGGCGGGATCTGGATCTATGCGGGCACCGAAGTTGGCCTAACGCGGGTGCCCGATTGCTTTTGTCGCTGGCAGGACGTGCAGCCAGGCAACGCGATGGACGCATTGGTTGCGGGTGAAGCCCCACCGTCCGAAGCGCCATTGCCTGGAGGTGAACCGATCCTGTCGCTGGCCAGTGCCCCCTCGGCGCCGGAAGTGATGTACGCCGCGCTGCCCTCGGGCCTCTGGGCATCGCAGGACGGCGGAGTCATCTGGCAAAAGCGGGCCAGCAAAGCTGCGACCGCTGTTGCGGTTCATCCAAGAGACGAGACCTACATCGCTGCCCTGTTGGGCGGCATCTTGAAAATCAGCCGTGACGGCGGCGCAACTTGGATCGAAACAGGAGAACAATGA
- a CDS encoding ISL3 family transposase: MISRKHWSPGSDVSVQSVERRDSGGWTVSGSLTPNGICPDCGLQSRRRHGWRRRRLQDYPAHGDGVTVTLWVCRWRCLAPACPRRTFSDQIGSIARPFARRTSRVGEIVSHLGHATGGRPAERLLHRLGLGVSDDTVLRQLKNRAQDTAEPPTVIGIDDWSWRKSQTYGTIIVDLERRAVIDVLEDRDVVTCTDWLKRHPEVEVISRDRCGLYAQAARQGAPQAEQVADRFHIVQNLRQAIEEQMNLHGRATGRALLSDADNITAEGSLLKSRLAHRTSREEIFTTIHALRNQGLTCSEIGRRTGFPRRSIAKWLQFETPPDRRRAALKPTSPWYFEEFLSQSWKGGIRTGSALFRLIRERGYEGSPTHLQRLLAGWRRAEKQAKGPALEHQILEPVRDPETGHAISPVIAAALCIKPRGKLTPDQARKVDALKAGSPAFATMRCLVMRFNGILRGREADPLPAWIDDAIETDLAPIVRFARTLNRDFDAVKNAIEMPWSNGQAEGQINRLKTLKRAMYGRAGPELLRARMLPLRHTD, from the coding sequence ATGATTTCAAGGAAGCACTGGTCGCCCGGGAGCGATGTTTCCGTTCAAAGCGTTGAGCGGCGCGATTCCGGCGGGTGGACTGTATCCGGCAGTCTGACACCAAACGGCATCTGCCCAGACTGTGGATTGCAATCGCGACGTCGTCACGGCTGGCGGCGTAGGCGGCTGCAGGATTATCCCGCCCATGGTGACGGGGTTACGGTAACCCTCTGGGTTTGCCGTTGGCGATGTTTGGCACCCGCCTGCCCGCGCCGGACTTTCTCGGACCAGATCGGCTCGATTGCGCGTCCTTTTGCGCGGCGCACTTCGCGTGTCGGGGAAATTGTCAGCCATCTTGGGCACGCGACCGGCGGGCGGCCTGCCGAGCGGCTCTTGCATCGCTTGGGCCTTGGGGTCAGTGATGACACGGTGCTTAGGCAGCTGAAGAACCGTGCTCAAGACACTGCCGAGCCGCCGACCGTCATCGGGATCGACGACTGGAGCTGGCGGAAGTCGCAGACCTACGGCACGATCATTGTCGATCTGGAGCGTCGCGCGGTCATCGATGTTCTCGAAGATCGTGATGTGGTCACCTGCACCGACTGGCTGAAACGACATCCCGAGGTGGAAGTGATCAGCAGAGATCGCTGCGGTCTCTACGCCCAGGCTGCCCGGCAAGGCGCGCCGCAAGCGGAACAGGTCGCCGACCGGTTTCATATCGTGCAGAACCTGCGGCAGGCTATCGAGGAGCAGATGAACCTTCACGGCCGTGCGACCGGCAGGGCGCTGCTGTCCGACGCCGACAATATCACCGCAGAGGGAAGCCTTCTGAAGTCCCGCCTTGCGCACAGGACGTCTCGGGAAGAGATTTTCACCACCATCCATGCGCTTCGAAATCAGGGGCTTACCTGCAGCGAGATTGGGCGGCGAACAGGGTTCCCTCGTCGCAGCATCGCGAAATGGCTGCAGTTCGAGACGCCGCCGGACCGCAGGCGGGCAGCTTTGAAGCCGACTTCGCCGTGGTACTTTGAAGAGTTCCTGAGCCAAAGCTGGAAGGGCGGAATTCGAACTGGAAGCGCCCTGTTCCGTCTGATCCGAGAGCGTGGCTACGAGGGGAGCCCGACGCATTTGCAGCGGCTGCTGGCGGGGTGGCGCAGAGCCGAAAAGCAAGCGAAGGGCCCTGCCTTGGAGCACCAGATCCTGGAACCGGTCCGGGACCCGGAAACGGGGCACGCGATCTCCCCGGTCATCGCGGCAGCGCTGTGTATCAAACCCCGCGGAAAACTCACCCCGGATCAGGCGCGGAAAGTCGACGCGCTCAAGGCTGGCTCTCCCGCCTTCGCAACGATGCGCTGCCTCGTCATGCGGTTCAACGGTATCCTGCGTGGCCGCGAGGCAGACCCGCTCCCTGCATGGATCGACGACGCGATCGAAACCGACCTGGCGCCCATCGTGCGCTTCGCACGCACATTGAACCGGGATTTCGATGCGGTAAAAAACGCTATCGAGATGCCCTGGAGCAACGGCCAAGCAGAAGGTCAGATTAATCGTCTGAAGACCCTCAAACGCGCCATGTACGGCCGAGCCGGGCCAGAACTGTTGAGGGCAAGAATGCTGCCCCTCCGCCACACAGATTGA